One Trichormus variabilis 0441 genomic window, AGCAGCACAGGATGTAGAACTGAATTGTTTTACGGCTGTAACTAGAGAAACGGCTTTGGCGGATGCAGCACGTATTGATAGGGAAATAGCCGCAGGTAATGATTCTGGGTTACTGGCTGGTGTGCCTTTTGCTGTGAAAAACTTATTTGATCTTGTCGGTTTGACGACTCTGGCGGGGGCAAAAATCAATGCCGAAAATCCGCCAGCTAGTCGAGATGCAACCGCAGTAGCCAAGCTGAAACAAGCTGGTGCGGTGTTGGTAGGCGCTTTAAATATGGATGAGTACGCCTACGGATTTGTTACAGAAAATTCCCATTATGGTGTTACCCGCAACCCCCATGATTTACAGCGAGTGGCTGGGGGTTCCTCTGGCGGTTCGGCGGTGGCTGTGGCGGCTGGGTTGGTTCCTTTTACCTTGGGTTCTGATACTAACGGTTCCATTCGTGTCCCGGCGGCTTTGTGTGGTGTGTTTGGTTTCAAACCGACTTACGGGCGTTTGTCTCGTGGTGGGGTGACTTTATTTTCTAGTAGTTTTGACCACATCGGCCCCTTTGCCCGTTCGGTTGGGGATATCGCCACAATATTTGATATTTTGCAAGGAGGAGATGATCGCGATCCTATCTGCACTCAACGACCTGCAAACCCCACTTTACCGCAACTGCATCAAGATATCTCTCATATTAGAATAGCGATCGCTGACGATTATTTCCAAAAAGGGGCGACATCGGCAGCATTAGCAGCCGTACAGCAGGTAGCAGATGCTTTAAACGTAACCAATTACGTAACTTTACCAGAAGCCCACCGCGCCAGGGCAGCCGCATTTGTCATTACCGCCAGCGAAGGCGCAAATTTACACTTAGATAAATTAAGAACACGTTCCCAAGACTTTGACCCAGCAACACGCGATCGCTTTTTGGCAGGGGCATTAATTCCCAGTAATTGGTATATACAAGCACAACGCTTTCGGCAATGGTACCGCGATCGCATCCGTGAAGTTTTTCAGAATGTTGATGTAATTCTTGCCCCTACCACACCCATTACAGCACCCCTAATCGGTCAACAGACAATGATTTTAGATGGGGAGGAAATTCTAGTGCGTCCCCACTTAGGATTGTTCACTCAACCCTTATCTTTTATTGGTTTACCAGTTTTATCAGTACCAATTCAGCGTCCCAATACTTTACCTTTGGGTGTGCAGTTAATCGCCGCCCCATACAATGAAGCCTTCATTTTACAAGTGGCGGCTGTATTAGAAGCCCAAGGTGTAGTTTCAGCCGTGAGTCCGATAAATTATAACTCCTCTCCGTAGCTTGCTTGTCGATGCAAGGAGAGGCTTAAAACTCTAATTCTTTGATACTCAGTTATATGCTTTTGCCCCTTCCCTTGTAGGATACTGTTGGCGAATTATTGAGGGGTTAAGCCCCTCAAGAGTTTGGAACAGTGGAAAAAAGAGAATAAGTATATTGAGCGTAGCATCTACAAAGATTATGACCCTGCACCCGCGTGATATGTCGCAGATTCCTGAAACAACAGCGCAAGTAGCCCGGAATTCATTTCCCAAAGGGAACATATATATGAAGATGCGGGATGAAATAGGAGTGTTATATAAGGATGAGGATTTTGTCAAACTTTACCGCGCAGATTGTGGTCAAAGTGGAATATCAGCAGGACAACTGGCATTAGTGACAGTAATGCAATTTATCGAAGGTTTAACGGATAGACAAGCGGCGGATGCAGTGAGGGGTCATATTGATTGGAAATACGCACTATCGTTGGAATTAAATGACCCAGGGTTTGATTATTCAGTACTTTCAGAATTTCGTCAGCGATTAATCAAAGCAGGACGAGAGCGAGAGTTACTCAACCAAATGCTAGCTCGTTTCCAAGAACTAGGTTGGCTCAAAAATCGCGGCCGTGTCAGAACTGATTCAACTCACGTATTAGCCGCAGTACGACAGTTAAATCGTTTGGAATTAGTGGGAGAAACTTTACGTCATACCTTAAATGACTTGGCTTATTTTGCCCCTGATTGGCTCAAATCGAGAGTTGACGTTGATTGGTTTGAACGTTACTCCCTGAGATTTGAGCAATACCGCTTGCCCAAATCAAAAGCCGAACGTGAGAAATTGAGGCGAAAAATTGGTGAGGATGGTCATCATTTGCTATCCGCTTTGTATGCAGACTCAACTTGTAATTGGCTGTGGCAGATTCCATCAGTGGAAACATTACGTATAGTTTGGGTGCAACAATACTATATTCAATTGCAACAAGTCTATTGGCGAGAACAAGATAACTTACCACCAAATAGACTACAGATTGAATCTCCTTACGATGTTGATGCACGCAATTCCAGCAAGCGAGAAATCAACTGGACTGGTTATAATCTGCATCTGACAGAAATTTGTCACCCCATACTGCCAAACTTAATTATCAATGTGGAAACGTCCGTGGCCACAAGTGCGGATGTTGAGATGACACCAGTAATTCATTCTCGTTTAAACCAGAACAATCTTTTGCCACAAGAACATGTTGTCGATACTGGCTATGTCAATGCTCAAAACTTAGTCGATAGTCAATCCCATTTTCATGTTGATTTAGTAGGAAAAGTTCCCCCCGGAACTAGTTGGCAAGCAACAGCACAATCCGGCTTTGAGCAAAATTGCTTCACTATTCATTGGGATTTGATGCGTGTTGATTGCCCAATGGGTAAACAAAGTAAGTCCTGGCGTACAACTGTCGATAGCCATGACAATCCAGTAGTCAAAATACAATTTGACAAATCCGATTGTTCGCTTTGTTCAAGTCGCTCAAAATGCACTCGCTCCAAAAAACTACCGCGTCTTCTGACCCTCAAACCACAGGAACTACATCTTGCATTACATGATGCTCGCATTCGCCAAAAAACTGAATCTTTTCAACAAATTTATCACCAACGTGCTGGCGTTGAAGGCTTGATTTCCCAAGCTACTGGTCGCTACCAATTACGCCGTTGTCGCTACATTGGTCTTGCCAAAACTCTCTTGCAGCATGTCATTACTGCTGCTGCTATCAACTTCAGTCGGATGTGGGATTGGTGGCAACATGTCCCACGCAGTCAGACTCGCGTTTCTCACTTTGCTCGAATTGCTCCCACTGCCTCATAGTATTCCTGATTTTCTATTTTGTGATGATTGGTTTTGCCCTCTATCAATTCGCCAACAGTATCCTACAAGGGAAGGGGTTGGGGTTAGGTTCCGTCGAACTTATACCAATTCAATAATGATTGCAACACATCATTGGCTGAAGAAGACGCGACGCCAGTCGCTACAACGGGGGGAACCCCCGCAACGCGCTGGCTCATGAATCGCGTCTCTACAAATGGTTTATTTGTCGCCTTCTTTTTTAAACCTTGGTGCGATCGGTTAAAATTTCGTAACCGGTTTCTGTGACTAAAACTGTATGTTCAAATTGGGCGGATAGAGAATTATCTACAGTTACAGCCGTCCAGCGATCGGATAAAGTCCGGGTGTGTTTAGAACCTGCATTTAAAATGGGTTCAATTGCCAATGTCATTCCTGCACGCAGTTTCACATTGGGCATTTCTCTAGTGCGGTAGTTAAACACAGAAGGTTCTTCATGTAGGTTCCTTCCCACACCGTGTCCTGTGAATTCTTCTACCACAGTAAAGCCATTAACTTTCACATGATCCTCAATTGCCCCAGCTAAATCAAGGAGGTATGCACCTGCTTTAACTTGTTCAATGCCCTTATATAGCGCCTCTTCAGCTACGCGAATCAGTTTAGCGGCATCTGGAGTTACTTCACCAACAGCGATCGTAATACAGGAATCACCATGAAAGCCTTGAAAATAAGCACCTGTGTCTACTTTTAGTACATCGCCAGTCCGAATTACTTTCTTATGGCT contains:
- a CDS encoding IS5-like element ISAva5 family transposase; the protein is MTLHPRDMSQIPETTAQVARNSFPKGNIYMKMRDEIGVLYKDEDFVKLYRADCGQSGISAGQLALVTVMQFIEGLTDRQAADAVRGHIDWKYALSLELNDPGFDYSVLSEFRQRLIKAGRERELLNQMLARFQELGWLKNRGRVRTDSTHVLAAVRQLNRLELVGETLRHTLNDLAYFAPDWLKSRVDVDWFERYSLRFEQYRLPKSKAEREKLRRKIGEDGHHLLSALYADSTCNWLWQIPSVETLRIVWVQQYYIQLQQVYWREQDNLPPNRLQIESPYDVDARNSSKREINWTGYNLHLTEICHPILPNLIINVETSVATSADVEMTPVIHSRLNQNNLLPQEHVVDTGYVNAQNLVDSQSHFHVDLVGKVPPGTSWQATAQSGFEQNCFTIHWDLMRVDCPMGKQSKSWRTTVDSHDNPVVKIQFDKSDCSLCSSRSKCTRSKKLPRLLTLKPQELHLALHDARIRQKTESFQQIYHQRAGVEGLISQATGRYQLRRCRYIGLAKTLLQHVITAAAINFSRMWDWWQHVPRSQTRVSHFARIAPTAS
- the map gene encoding type I methionyl aminopeptidase, whose protein sequence is MNILTNLLSQTPKPSPAKKQRRGIEIKSPREIDIMRESAKIVATVLKEISGLVKPGMTTADLDAYAEKRIREMGATPSFKGYHGFTGSICSSINNEVVHGIPSHKKVIRTGDVLKVDTGAYFQGFHGDSCITIAVGEVTPDAAKLIRVAEEALYKGIEQVKAGAYLLDLAGAIEDHVKVNGFTVVEEFTGHGVGRNLHEEPSVFNYRTREMPNVKLRAGMTLAIEPILNAGSKHTRTLSDRWTAVTVDNSLSAQFEHTVLVTETGYEILTDRTKV
- a CDS encoding Asp-tRNA(Asn)/Glu-tRNA(Gln) amidotransferase GatCAB subunit A encodes the protein MNDAVSIAKAIGEGKVTAVEVTQAALARIAAQDVELNCFTAVTRETALADAARIDREIAAGNDSGLLAGVPFAVKNLFDLVGLTTLAGAKINAENPPASRDATAVAKLKQAGAVLVGALNMDEYAYGFVTENSHYGVTRNPHDLQRVAGGSSGGSAVAVAAGLVPFTLGSDTNGSIRVPAALCGVFGFKPTYGRLSRGGVTLFSSSFDHIGPFARSVGDIATIFDILQGGDDRDPICTQRPANPTLPQLHQDISHIRIAIADDYFQKGATSAALAAVQQVADALNVTNYVTLPEAHRARAAAFVITASEGANLHLDKLRTRSQDFDPATRDRFLAGALIPSNWYIQAQRFRQWYRDRIREVFQNVDVILAPTTPITAPLIGQQTMILDGEEILVRPHLGLFTQPLSFIGLPVLSVPIQRPNTLPLGVQLIAAPYNEAFILQVAAVLEAQGVVSAVSPINYNSSP